The Peribacillus sp. FSL P2-0133 genome has a segment encoding these proteins:
- the pyrH gene encoding UMP kinase translates to MSNAKYKRVVLKLSGEALAGEEGFGINPAVIKSIAEQVKEVAELDVEVAVVVGGGNIWRGKIGSEMGMDRANADYMGMLATVMNSLALQDSLDQLGIETRVQTSIEMRQVAEPYIRRRAIRHLEKKRVVIFAAGTGNPYFSTDTTAALRAAEIEADVILMAKNNVDGVYNADPVKDKNAVKYDKLSYLDVIKEGLEVMDSTASSLCMDNDIPLIVFSIMEKGNIKRAVLGETLGTIVRGK, encoded by the coding sequence ATGAGTAACGCTAAATATAAACGTGTCGTTCTAAAACTAAGTGGCGAAGCATTAGCCGGTGAAGAAGGATTTGGAATTAACCCTGCAGTAATTAAATCCATTGCTGAACAAGTCAAGGAAGTGGCTGAGCTTGATGTGGAAGTGGCTGTTGTTGTCGGTGGCGGAAACATTTGGCGCGGAAAAATAGGCAGTGAAATGGGCATGGATCGTGCTAATGCCGATTATATGGGTATGCTGGCTACAGTCATGAACTCATTGGCATTACAAGACAGTCTTGATCAGCTTGGAATTGAAACGCGCGTGCAAACTTCCATTGAGATGAGACAAGTCGCAGAACCATACATTAGACGCCGTGCAATCAGGCACCTTGAGAAAAAGAGAGTGGTGATTTTTGCAGCTGGTACAGGTAATCCATACTTCTCAACGGATACCACTGCCGCCTTGCGTGCTGCTGAAATTGAAGCTGATGTCATCTTGATGGCGAAGAATAATGTGGATGGCGTATACAATGCAGATCCGGTTAAGGACAAAAATGCAGTTAAGTATGATAAACTTTCCTATCTTGATGTGATTAAAGAAGGGTTGGAAGTAATGGATTCAACTGCGTCCTCACTATGCATGGACAATGATATTCCATTGATCGTCTTCTCAATCATGGAAAAAGGTAATATTAAACGTGCCGTTTTAGGCGAAACGCTTGGAACTATCGTAAGGGGGAAATAA
- a CDS encoding isoprenyl transferase, which produces MYSLWKRFVKKDASSDVTNRIQHIKQFDVPQHIAIIMDGNGRWAKKRALPRVAGHHEGMKTVRKITKVANKLGVKTLTVYAFSTENWKRPKSEVDFLMKLPQEFLGTFLPELISENVRVEMIGDLSLIPSHTQSAVKRAMEDTKGNDGMILNFALNYGSRGEIVSAVNSIIQDAKNGIIKENVTEEMLSSYLMTKHLSDPDLLIRTSGEIRLSNFMLWQAAYTEMWFTEVLWPDFSEEHLLQAVEEYQKRSRRFGGV; this is translated from the coding sequence ATGTATTCACTTTGGAAGCGTTTCGTTAAAAAAGATGCTTCTTCCGATGTAACAAATAGGATTCAGCATATTAAACAGTTTGATGTTCCTCAGCATATCGCCATCATTATGGATGGGAACGGCCGTTGGGCCAAAAAGCGTGCATTGCCACGTGTGGCGGGTCATCATGAAGGTATGAAAACCGTTCGTAAAATTACGAAAGTTGCCAATAAATTAGGGGTCAAAACTTTGACAGTCTATGCGTTTTCCACTGAAAATTGGAAACGTCCGAAAAGTGAAGTCGACTTTTTGATGAAGCTTCCACAGGAATTTCTTGGGACATTTTTACCCGAGCTCATTTCCGAAAATGTAAGAGTTGAAATGATAGGGGATTTGTCTCTCATTCCGTCACATACTCAAAGTGCCGTTAAACGGGCAATGGAAGACACGAAAGGCAATGATGGGATGATTCTGAATTTTGCCCTGAATTATGGAAGCCGCGGGGAAATTGTATCTGCAGTGAATAGCATCATTCAAGATGCTAAGAATGGTATAATAAAGGAAAATGTAACTGAGGAAATGCTATCCAGTTACCTGATGACCAAACATTTGTCGGATCCTGATTTACTGATCCGTACAAGCGGTGAAATCCGTTTAAGTAATTTCATGCTTTGGCAGGCGGCTTATACTGAAATGTGGTTTACTGAGGTGTTATGGCCGGATTTTAGTGAAGAGCATTTATTGCAGGCGGTTGAGGAGTATCAAAAGCGTTCACGAAGATTCGGTGGCGTTTAA
- the rpsB gene encoding 30S ribosomal protein S2 yields the protein MSVISMKQLLEAGVHFGHQTRRWNPKMKKYIFTERNGIYIIDLQKTVKKVEEAYNFVKELAANGGTVLFVGTKKQAQESVKEEAIRSGMYYVNQRWLGGTLTNFETIQKRITRLKNIEKMEENGTFEVLPKKEVIQLKKEWDRLEKFLGGIKDMKTLPDAIFVIDPRKERIAVAEAHKLHIPLVGIVDTNCDPDEIDVVIPANDDAIRAVKLLTGKMADAILEAKQGEETATETTTA from the coding sequence ATGTCAGTCATTTCTATGAAACAATTGCTTGAAGCTGGTGTGCATTTCGGACACCAAACACGTCGCTGGAACCCGAAAATGAAGAAATATATCTTCACTGAGCGTAACGGCATCTACATCATCGACCTTCAAAAAACAGTTAAAAAGGTTGAAGAAGCTTATAACTTCGTGAAAGAACTAGCTGCTAACGGTGGTACTGTTCTTTTCGTTGGAACTAAAAAACAAGCTCAAGAATCTGTTAAAGAAGAAGCTATCCGTTCTGGTATGTACTATGTAAACCAACGTTGGTTAGGTGGAACTTTAACAAACTTTGAAACAATCCAAAAACGTATCACTCGTCTTAAAAATATCGAAAAAATGGAAGAAAACGGAACTTTTGAAGTCCTTCCTAAAAAAGAAGTTATCCAACTTAAAAAAGAATGGGATCGCTTAGAAAAATTCTTAGGCGGTATTAAAGATATGAAGACTCTTCCAGATGCGATCTTCGTTATCGACCCTCGCAAAGAGCGTATTGCTGTTGCGGAAGCACACAAATTACACATTCCACTTGTTGGTATCGTTGATACAAACTGTGATCCGGATGAAATCGATGTAGTTATTCCTGCGAATGACGATGCAATCCGTGCTGTTAAATTATTAACAGGTAAAATGGCAGATGCTATCTTAGAAGCTAAACAAGGCGAAGAAACAGCAACTGAAACAACTACTGCTTAA
- the dxr gene encoding 1-deoxy-D-xylulose-5-phosphate reductoisomerase has translation MKNISLLGATGSIGQQTADVVRSHPDQFKIVALSAGKNIELVRTYIQEFEPKLVSVQTEEDYHVLKSEFSSRKDIEFMYGDEGLTAVAVYGQASILVNAVIGSVGLYPTLQAIKAKKDIAIANKETLVTAGHLVISEAKKAGARLLPVDSEHSAIFQALQGEKEKNIERLVITASGGSFRDRTREELKDVTVEEALNHPNWSMGAKITIDSASMMNKGLEVIEAHWLFDLPYDKIDVLLHKESIIHSMVEFHDSSVIAQLGTPDMRVPIQYALTYPDRIPLAGRKRLNLAEAGKLHFSDMDFTRYPCLQFAYKAGKMGGTMTTVLNAANEAAVSAFLSGKITFLEIETLIEKALNQHSVIALPDLETIQEVDNMTRQYIESLVKDR, from the coding sequence TTGAAAAATATCAGCCTTTTGGGCGCGACAGGATCGATTGGTCAACAAACAGCGGATGTAGTTAGGTCCCATCCTGATCAATTCAAGATCGTGGCGCTTTCTGCTGGAAAGAATATAGAATTGGTCAGGACTTATATACAAGAGTTTGAACCGAAACTGGTTTCAGTCCAAACGGAAGAAGATTATCATGTTTTGAAAAGTGAATTCTCCAGCCGCAAAGATATCGAGTTCATGTATGGAGATGAGGGATTGACTGCTGTTGCCGTTTATGGTCAGGCTTCGATATTGGTCAATGCTGTCATCGGAAGCGTGGGTCTTTATCCGACACTTCAAGCAATAAAGGCTAAAAAAGATATTGCTATCGCCAACAAGGAGACTTTGGTGACGGCAGGTCATTTGGTCATAAGTGAAGCAAAAAAAGCGGGGGCCAGATTGCTGCCGGTTGACAGTGAGCATTCCGCTATTTTTCAGGCATTGCAAGGTGAAAAGGAAAAAAATATAGAACGCCTAGTCATTACCGCTTCGGGAGGCAGTTTTCGAGATCGGACCAGGGAAGAATTGAAGGATGTAACGGTGGAAGAGGCACTGAACCATCCGAACTGGTCAATGGGAGCTAAAATCACGATCGATTCAGCATCAATGATGAATAAGGGATTGGAAGTAATTGAGGCCCACTGGCTATTCGATCTTCCCTACGATAAAATTGATGTATTGCTACATAAGGAGAGCATCATCCATTCCATGGTTGAGTTTCATGACTCCAGCGTAATAGCACAACTGGGGACACCGGATATGCGGGTGCCGATACAATATGCACTTACTTATCCAGACCGTATTCCGCTAGCAGGACGCAAACGACTTAATCTTGCTGAAGCAGGCAAACTGCATTTTAGCGATATGGATTTCACCAGATATCCTTGTTTGCAATTCGCCTATAAAGCAGGTAAAATGGGCGGAACGATGACTACTGTGTTGAATGCCGCCAATGAAGCTGCAGTCTCTGCATTCTTATCTGGAAAGATAACCTTCCTTGAAATTGAAACGTTAATTGAAAAAGCGTTGAATCAGCATTCCGTCATAGCCCTTCCAGATTTAGAAACGATTCAGGAAGTCGATAATATGACAAGGCAGTATATAGAATCTTTAGTGAAAGATAGGTGA
- a CDS encoding phosphatidate cytidylyltransferase — protein MKQRIITAVVVAAIFIPLVILGGTPFLLTVYLLGSIGLYELMKMKKLRVLSFEAFLSHILLWVLLLPNEHTAFLAEINYDKVQVFLIGVLLLLLYTVVSKNRFTFDDAGFLVISILYLGIGFYYLFETRDSLGLGLIYILLTLFTIWATDSGAYFIGKSLGKRKLWPEISPNKTVEGFIGGLFSAMVVGVLFYVFSNLDYTLLQLLLISLIIGVFGQLGDLVQSAYKRHYGVKDSGKLLPGHGGILDRLDSVIFILPILHLLHVL, from the coding sequence ATGAAACAACGAATTATTACGGCGGTTGTAGTTGCCGCTATCTTCATTCCACTAGTCATTTTAGGGGGCACTCCCTTTTTACTGACGGTTTATCTGTTAGGGTCAATTGGTTTGTATGAACTGATGAAAATGAAAAAGTTACGTGTACTGTCTTTTGAAGCATTTCTTTCACACATATTATTGTGGGTGCTTTTATTGCCTAATGAGCATACTGCTTTTTTAGCAGAAATAAATTACGATAAAGTTCAAGTCTTCTTAATCGGGGTTTTGCTGCTGTTACTTTATACAGTCGTTTCAAAAAACCGTTTCACTTTTGATGACGCAGGCTTTCTAGTGATTTCAATCCTATACTTGGGGATAGGTTTCTACTACCTATTTGAAACACGTGACTCTTTAGGGTTGGGGCTGATCTATATCCTGCTTACCCTATTTACGATCTGGGCAACCGATTCCGGAGCCTACTTCATTGGTAAATCACTTGGTAAAAGAAAGCTTTGGCCAGAAATAAGTCCAAACAAGACGGTAGAAGGATTTATCGGCGGGTTATTTTCCGCTATGGTAGTGGGTGTTCTATTTTACGTCTTCTCCAACCTTGACTACACGTTATTACAATTATTATTGATTTCATTAATCATTGGGGTATTCGGGCAATTGGGTGATCTCGTCCAATCGGCGTATAAACGTCATTATGGCGTTAAAGATTCAGGGAAGCTTCTCCCGGGACATGGAGGAATTTTGGACAGGCTTGATAGCGTGATATTCATTTTACCGATTTTGCATTTATTGCATGTTTTATAA
- the tsf gene encoding translation elongation factor Ts: MAITAQLVKELREKTGAGMMDCKKALVQTEGDMEKAIDFLREKGIAKAANKGDRIAAEGLTSIVVEGNQAVILEVNSETDFVAKNEGFQLLVKELASFLLANKPESVEVALEQTMENGAKVADHINAAVAKIGEKLTLRRFQVVSKTDNDAFGAYLHMGGRISVLSVLEGTTDEEAAKGVSMHIAAINPKYISRDQVDASELEREREVLTQQALNEGKPEKIVAKMVEGRINKFYEEICVNEQAFVKNPDQKVGQFVESKGGKIQSFVRYEVGEGLEKRQENFAEEVMNQVKKD; this comes from the coding sequence ATGGCAATCACTGCACAATTAGTTAAAGAATTGCGTGAAAAAACTGGTGCCGGTATGATGGACTGTAAAAAGGCGCTTGTACAAACAGAAGGCGATATGGAAAAAGCAATCGATTTCCTACGTGAAAAAGGGATTGCAAAAGCTGCTAATAAAGGCGACCGTATTGCTGCTGAAGGTCTAACTTCAATCGTTGTTGAAGGAAACCAAGCGGTTATTCTTGAAGTGAACTCAGAAACTGATTTCGTTGCTAAAAACGAAGGCTTCCAACTTCTTGTTAAAGAATTGGCTTCATTCCTTCTTGCTAACAAACCTGAAAGCGTTGAAGTAGCTCTTGAGCAAACAATGGAAAATGGAGCAAAAGTTGCAGATCATATCAATGCTGCTGTTGCAAAAATCGGGGAAAAATTAACTCTTCGCCGTTTCCAAGTCGTTTCTAAAACAGATAACGACGCATTTGGTGCATACCTTCACATGGGTGGACGTATCAGCGTACTATCAGTTCTTGAAGGTACAACTGACGAAGAGGCAGCTAAAGGCGTTTCAATGCATATCGCTGCAATTAACCCTAAATATATCTCTCGTGACCAAGTAGATGCTAGCGAACTAGAACGCGAACGCGAAGTTCTTACTCAGCAAGCACTTAATGAAGGAAAACCTGAAAAAATCGTTGCGAAAATGGTTGAAGGACGTATCAATAAATTCTACGAAGAAATCTGTGTTAACGAACAAGCTTTCGTTAAGAACCCTGATCAAAAAGTGGGACAATTCGTTGAATCAAAAGGCGGAAAAATCCAATCATTCGTTCGTTATGAAGTAGGGGAAGGTCTTGAAAAACGTCAAGAAAACTTTGCTGAAGAAGTAATGAATCAAGTTAAAAAAGACTAA
- the frr gene encoding ribosome recycling factor translates to MPKQVISNAKTKMENAIGAYTRELASIRAGRANASLLDRISIDYYGSPTPVNQVAGISVPEARLLVIQPYDKTVLGEIEKAILKSDLGLNPSNDGSVIRIAIPALTEERRKELVKVVKKEAEEAKIAVRNVRRDANDDLKKLEKSGEITEDDLRGYAEDIQKMTDGNITKIDEITKDKEKEILEV, encoded by the coding sequence ATGCCGAAACAAGTTATTTCGAATGCGAAAACGAAAATGGAAAACGCCATTGGAGCGTACACACGTGAATTAGCAAGCATCCGTGCCGGAAGGGCAAATGCCTCATTGCTTGATAGAATCTCGATTGATTATTATGGTTCGCCGACACCAGTTAATCAAGTGGCTGGCATTTCTGTCCCGGAAGCTAGATTATTAGTCATTCAACCATATGATAAAACGGTATTGGGTGAAATTGAAAAGGCGATTTTGAAATCAGACTTAGGCTTAAATCCTTCTAATGATGGATCGGTCATCAGGATAGCCATTCCGGCGTTAACTGAAGAGCGCAGAAAAGAGCTTGTGAAAGTTGTGAAAAAAGAAGCGGAAGAAGCGAAAATAGCTGTCCGTAATGTGCGTCGAGATGCTAATGATGATTTGAAAAAGCTTGAAAAAAGTGGTGAAATCACTGAAGATGATTTACGTGGCTATGCTGAAGACATCCAAAAGATGACAGATGGCAATATCACGAAAATCGATGAAATTACAAAAGATAAAGAAAAAGAAATTTTGGAAGTATAA